The Candidatus Anaeroferrophillus wilburensis genomic interval CCAACCTGGGGATAGCGTCCCGTTACCTGGGTGAAACGCAGCAGGCTATGGCCTATTACCGCCAGGCCCTGGCTGCCTGGCCGGACCAGAAGGCGGCCAAGGGTAATCTGGAAACCCTGCTGGAGGCCATGGAGCCCGCCCGGCCGGATGGAGCTGCTGAGCCGGTCAGCGAAACGGCGGCTGACCAGTAAAAATTACCTTGACAAGAAGAGGATTTTTCGATAGCCTGCTCGGGTTTTTTCGCAGTTTTTTTGCAGCAATTTAGACGGAGTGTGAGGGTATGCCCACCTTAAATCAACTGGTACGAAAAGGTAGAACGAAAATCAAGAAGAAGACCACTGCGCCGGCGCTGAAATCGTGTCCCCAGAAGCGCGGGGTATGCGTCAGGGTGTACACGACCACCCCGAAAAAGCCGAACTCGGCCTTGCGGAAAGTAGCCAGAGTACGCCTGACCAATGGTTTTGAGGTTACCTCCTACATCCCCGGCGAGGGGCATAATCTCCAGGAGCATTCG includes:
- a CDS encoding 30S ribosomal protein S12 — its product is MPTLNQLVRKGRTKIKKKTTAPALKSCPQKRGVCVRVYTTTPKKPNSALRKVARVRLTNGFEVTSYIPGEGHNLQEHSVVMIRGGRVKDLPGVRYHVIRGTLDSVGVQDRRQGRSKYGAKRPK